Sequence from the Pirellulales bacterium genome:
CTGATGTGGCAAGTATGAGCGGGGCCGGACCAATTATCCACGGACGGGGAACGGGCAAACCACAGAGTCGCCGAGAATACCGAGAAGCGGAAGCATCGGAATGGACGAGCAAGATCCTCTGACTCAAGCCTCTGTGACTCGGTGGTTAGAACTTCGATCGCGGAAAGAATAACTCCCCATCCTATCCCATGATCACACCATCCTTTCTGACCGGCTTTTGGTTTTTTGTGGGCGGATTGGTTTTCGGCAGCTTTATCGAGTATTGGGGCCATCGGATTTTGCACCAGTGGCGGGCGATCGGCGGCGTGCACCGCAATCATCATGCGACCGGGGTCGGCCAAGGCGTGCTGCTGGAGTATTGGGACTACATCAAGCCGCTGTTTCCGCTGATGTTCCCGATGTTTTTGGTGTCGCTGCCCGCCGGAATCGGCTGGTTTCTGGGCACGAACGCCTTCGCTTTTTTCTCGGCCTATTCGCACCAATTGCAGCACGAGAATCCGCTCAAATGTTTTTGGATGCGGATGCCGAACCATTACGTGCATCACAAATTGAACATGTGGCACTACAATTTCGGCATGGCCCTGGATATCTGGGATCGTGTGTTTCGAACCTACAAGCCGGTCGAAGCGGCGAAATGGCGCGAAGGACTCGACCCTGAACAAAAGAAACGCAGCCTGCTCGACGTGCGCTGGTGGTGATCGGGTCGGATCGAGCAGGCGACGCGCAAAACCGCAAGCGAGCCGCCAACTCAAACGCGGCGACGAAGCTCGCTTGCGGTTTCACGCGTCGAACCGCTGTGAATGGAAACAGAAATCCCACGACTGGCAAGGACAGCCGCTTCTCACTTCTCTTGGCGGAGAAGATCGGTGCGAAGGGCGGCACGACCAATTTCTATAAGGTCGCACACCGACTTCCTCAAGCCCGTAGCCTCGAGCCTTCCGCCCCATGCCTGATTTGCGAAAAGATCCGATCGTCGGGCGATGGGTGATCGTGGCCAAGGGGCGGGCCAAGCGGCCGCACGATTTCGTCAGCCAGCCGCAAGTGAATCCGGGCCGGTTCTGCCCCTTCTGCGAAGGAAGCGAGCACGCGACCCCCGGCGAGATTCTCGCCTATCGCAATTCCGGCTCGGCGAGCAATGGCCGGGGCTGGCGCGTGCGCGTCGTGCCGAATAAATTTCCCGCGCTCGAAATCGAAGGAGATCTGCAAAAGCGCGGCGACGGGATTTACGACATGATGCGCGGCGTCGGCGCCCACGAAGTCATCATCGAATCGCCCAACCATGTGCTGAGCACGTCCGATCTGAGCGACAAACAGTTGCGCGAGGTGTTTTGGGTCTATCGCGATCGGCTCGCGGATTTGAAAAAAGATCGCCGCCTGGTGTATGGGTTGATCTTCAAGAATGTCGGTCCCGCGGCGGGCGCATCGCTCGAGCACACGCATAGCCAACTGATCGTCACTCCGATTGTGCCGATCACGGTCCGCGAGGAGATGGCCGGCTCGGAAACTTTCTTCCATTACCGCGGCCGCTGCGTGTTTTGCGACATGATCCATCAAGAGCTAGCGGCCGAGGAGCGGATCGTGCTCGATTCGCCCGGCTTTGTCGCCATCGCCCCGTTTGCCAGCCGATTTCCTTTCGAAACGTGGATTTTGCCCAAGCAGCATTCGAGTCATTACGAGAACATTCAGAAGAGCGGCGTCGACGATTTGGCACGTGTTGTGCGACAAGTGATCGCGCGCATCGAAGCGGCCGTCGATCGCCCTGCTTACAACTACGTTCTTCACACGGCCCCCTTTGACAGCCACGAGCTAGGCCACTATCACTGGCATATAGAGATTATTCCGCGTTTGACGAACACGGCCGGCTTCGAATGGGGCACCGGTTTTTACATCAATCCCGTCCCGCCGGAAGAAGCGGCCGCGTTTCTAAGAGATATCGAAGATCGCACACCACAAACACCGACAATTCCTATAACGGGCTCTGGGCAATCTGCATAAAGTAACACTCCGAGGGGTCTGGCTCATTTTTCGGCCGTTGGCGATTTGGCTCTTGTGCAACGCCGCGGCCGAAAAATGTGCCCGACCCCCCTTGAACCCGCGGGGTCTGGCTCGTTTTTCGGCCGCATAGCCGTTTCCAACGGCGTGCGGCGCCGCGGCCGAAAAATGTGCCTGACCCCCTTGAACCGCCGCGACGGCTCCATTCCCCACCGCGTCCCCAACCTCTCCTCCCCATGCCACAACCGATCCAGTTCATCTTCGCGTTGCACGATCATCAGCCGATCGGCAATTTCGATGGAGTGTTCGAACAAGCCTATGAAGACAGCTACCGGCTGTTTCTCGATTTGTTCGAACAGTTTCCGCATCTTCGGATCGCGTTGCACACGAGCGGGCCGCTGGTTGAATGGCTCGACAATCATCATCCCGAGTATCTCGACCGCTTGGCGGGCCATGTGGCAACCGGCCGGATCGAGATCATCGGCGGCGCATTCTACGAACCGATTTTGGCGATGATTCCGTCGCGCGATCGCATCGGCCAAATCCGCTCGTTTACCAGTTGGTTGAAGGATCGTTTGGGGGCCGACGTGCGCGGGATGTGGATTCCCGAGCGCGTTTGGGAGCAGAGCATGGCCAGCGATCTCGTGGCCGCGGGAATCGAATACACGATTCTCGACGATTCGCACTTTAAAAACGCCGGGCTCGATTCCGAAGAGCTCACCGGCTATTTCCTCACCGAAGACGAAGGGCACGTGCTCCGCGTCTTTCCGGGCAGCGAACGGCTTCGCTACGTCATTCCGTTTGCCGACGTGCATGAATCGATCGACTATTTGCGCGGCCTTGCGGAGCGGCACCCCGGCGCGGTGGCCGTGTTTGCCGACGACGGCGAGAAATTCGGCGTCTGGCCGGAGACGAAGCTGAATGTTTTCGATCGCGGTTGGTTGCGCCAATTTTTCGAACTGTTGGCGGCGAATCAAGACTGGATTCGCATCACGACGCCGTCGGAGGTGATCGATCATGTGCCACCGGTGGGCAAGGTGTATCTGCCCGAAGGCAGCTACCGCGAGATGACCGAGTGGGTGTTGCCGCCGCAGCAATTGGCCGCCTACGAAGACGCTCGCAAGGAGCTGGAGCCCGATCCGCGTTGGCCGAAAATTGCCCGCTTCGTTCGCGGCGGTTTTTGGCGCAATTTCAAGGTGCGCTATCCCGAAACCAACGAAATGTATTGCCGCATGATGGCCGTCAGCCGCCGGCTGCAAGACATGGCCGACGCCGGGATCGACGAAGATGCGCTCCGCTCGGCCCGCACCGAGCTTCATCGCGGCCAGTGCAATTGCCCCTATTGGCACGGCGCCTTCGGCGGCGTGTATCTGCCGCATCTTCGCAATGCGATCTACAACCATCTGATCGCTGCCGACAATCTGCTCGACCAGGCCGCGGGGCGGCTGCAAAGCGATTCTACCTCTAGCGGCGCGACGACGACAAACCGGATCGCGGGCTCCAACGGCGCGGCAGGCCATAGAAATGCCGCAGCCGGTTGGGTCGAAGCGGCCGGCGACGATTACGATTTCGACGGCCGGCCGGAAGTGCAATTGGCCGGCGACAAACTCATCGCCTGGATCGCTCCCAGCCGCGGCGGGCAAATTTACGAACTCGACATTCGCTCGATTTGCCACAACCTGCTGGCCACGCTCAGCCGCCGGCCGGAGGCCTATCATCGCCTCGTAAAGGCCGGCCCCGCGGGCGCCGGCGGCAGCGTGATCGATGCGAATTCGCCCGTGAAATTCAAGCAGGCCGGGCTGGAAAACCATCTGCAATACGATTCATACCTTCGCAAGAGCTTGCTCGACCATTGGTACGACGACAACATCTCGCTCGACGCCGTAGCTCGCGGCGAAGCGCAGGAGCGCGGCGACTTTTTGGGCCTGCCGTTCGAAGCCAAGTTGCGGCGAAATCCCGGCCGAATCCAAGTCCTGCTCACGCGCTCCGGCAACGCCTGGGGAATCCCCATCAAGATCACCAAGGGCGTCACGCTGCAAGCCGGCAGCAACACGCTGGAATTCGCCTACTTGCTCGAAGGCTTGCCGCGCGATCGTGCCATCCACTTTTCGATCGAATTCAATTTCGCCGGAATGCCATCCGGGGCCGACGATCGTTATTTCCACGCCGGCGGCGCGCTGGCCAACCATCATCTGGGCCAGCTCGGCGCCCGGCTCGACATGACCGAAAGCGCCGGCCTCGGCCTGACGGACCAATGGCTCGGCCTCGACGCCGATTTGGCCTTCTCGCGCCCGACCTCGATTTGGACCTACCCGATCGAAACGGTCAGCCAGTCGGAAGGGGGTTTTGAATTGGTGCACCAATCGGTGGTCGTACAACCGCATTGGCACGTTCAAGGCGATGCCGATGGCCGATGGAGCGTAACGTTCCAGTTGGCCCTCGACACATCGCTAGCTGAAAACCGCCGCATCGAAGCGCCCGCCGTCGCCGTGCACGGCTGATTGCGAACGGTAGCAGGCACACTCCGTGTGCCGTCCGCCACGCAAATCGGGTCGCCACGGCCAATCGGCGTGCAAACTCTTTTCGACTTGGATCGCGTCTTCCCGCGCCGACGGCATTCGGAGAATGCCTGCTACGTAGCAGGCACACTCCGTGTGCCGTCCGCCACATAAATCGGGTCGCCACGGCCAATCGGCGTGCAACCTAATTCCGGCATGGATCGCGTCTTGTTGCGCCGACGGCATTCGGAGAATGCCTGCTACGTTTGCCGGGTGCCACCGGCTCCGGCCAGTGCCAGTGTGACATTCACCGTCGGCGACGAAAGCACTGGCAAAGCCAGCGGCGCACGCACACGAATTCTGAAATCATCTTCAATCCAAGAATCTCTTACCAAGCCCGCCATACGCATCGATCCGCCGGTCGCGCAGGAACGGCCAGTGGGTGCGCACCACGTCGATTTGCGATAGATCGCATTCGACGAGCAGCGTTTCTTCGGCATCGTGGGCCGCTCGGGCCAAGATGTTGCCATTCGGATCGCAAACGAACGACGCCCCCCAAAATTCGATGCCGTCTTCGACGTCGGTGCGATTCGTCGCCGCCACGAACACTCCATTGGCAATCGCGTGGCTGCGCATCATCGTTTCCCACGCAGCATGTTGGCTCGCGCCGAATTCCGCCTTCTCGGCGTGCAACCAGCCGATCGCCGTCGGATAAAACAAAATCTGGGCGCCGGCCAAAGCCACGAGCCGCGCCGCCTCGGGATACCATTGGTCCCAACATACCAATGGCCCGATGGGCCCAAACCGCGTCGGCACGCTTCGAAACCCGAGATCGCCCGGCGTGAAATAAAATTTCTCGTAATAGTTCGGATCGTCGGGAATGTGCATCTTGCGATAGGTTCCCGCCAGGGAACCGTCGGCATCCAGCACGACCGCCGTATTGTGATACAAGCCGGCCGCTCGCCGCTCGAACAGCGATCCGACGATCACGACTCCGTGCGTCTCCGCCGCCGCCGCGAGCGCTTCGCTCGTCGGCCCGGGCAAAGGTTCCGCTTCGGCGAACCGCCGATGGTCTTCGGTCTGGCATGGATACCGGCCGGCGAACAACTCTTGCAAGCAAACGACATTGGCCCCGGCCGCGGCGGCCTCGGCGATGCGCGAGAGCGCCTTGTCGACGTTCGCTTGCTTCACTTCGCCGCACCGCATCTGCACCAGCGCAATGGTCACGCGCTCGTTCGACAACCGCGGATTGGAAGGCATATTCGGCATTCGACGAAAATCGGCTTCGGTTCGGCGTCCCTCGCTGACGCTTCGGGCTAGCGTGAAGCATACCAGCCCGAGGCGTCAGCGAGGGACTTCCGGGCCACGAGCTGCTCGGGTTCCACTACATGCCATTGCGATGGTACTCTATGCGACACCATGCGCGAATCGGTCGGCGGATTATTCATCACGGGAACGGACACAGGCGTCGGAAAGACCTACGTCGGATCGCTCGTGGCACGCGCTCTGGCTGCCGAGGGTCGGCGGGTCGGCGTTTACAAGCCGGTCGCCAGCGGCTGCCCGCGCGACGGCGATCGGTTGCGCGCCGATGATGCGGTCCAACTGTGGGAGGCGGCCGGACGCCCCGGCGAGCTCGAGCGTGTTTGCCCGCAACGATTCGCAGCGCCGTTGGCGCCGCATCTCGCGGCTCGAGCGGAAGGCGCACGGGTCGATCGGCAACAGCTTCGTGGCGGGCTCGAATATTGGCTTGAGCGGTCCGACATCGTCATCGTCGAAGGCGTGGGCGGTCTGATGTCGCCACTGTCGGACGAGGATTATGTGGCCGATCTGGCGTATGAGTTGCGGTATCCGCTAATTGTCGTGGCGCGAAATATCCTGGGCGTGATCAACCAAACCCTTCAAACCCTGATTACGGCTGCGACATTTCGCCGCGGCTTGCCGATCGCGGGGATTGTATTGAATCGGCCGTGGCCGCCAGGCAAGCGCGTTGAAGGCGGATCGGCCGGCATGGCAGAGCCCGATCCCAGCATCGAGTCAAATGCGGACGAGATTGCCCGCCGCTGTGTTCCGCCGCTGTTGGCCGAAGTCGATTACGGAGCGGAACGATTCGATCGGCCCGTGGATTGGTTCGGCTTGTCGCGATCGTAGCGAATCTGCGGAGGTGGAAGTTCGTGCGGCGCCACACGCCGCCGGATTCTCGCGTCCTGTCGTCTGTAGCCTCGAGCCATCAGGCTCTTCCGATTTGCCTCCCACTCCGCCATGACGTAGGTTTTGGAGATTCACGGGGTGCGATAGGCTTGCGACACCGCGCCCAGGGCCGTTCGGCCCGCGGGCGTTCTGTTCTTCGTTGGACGGAGATTTCCGCCGTTATTGCAGCCACTGCTTCCCGTCCACGGGCGAACATGGAAGAGCATGAACTTCAGGCTGACTCCGCGCTCGGCAGGTGCGCATCCGGCCTCCGCACCGCGCAACCTCGTTCTCGCGCGCAATTGCTTCTCGCCGCCCAAACCGCGCGGCTGGAAGATATCGAAACGAATCTGGCGTCGCAGGTCGACGCGCTCTTGCGATCCGCGGCCGATGGTTTGGCGGCCGACGCCGAGGCCTTGCAATACGATTTCGCCCGTCGCGATCAATCGCTCGCCGACCGCCTCCGCGAA
This genomic interval carries:
- a CDS encoding alpha-amylase/4-alpha-glucanotransferase domain-containing protein, with protein sequence MPQPIQFIFALHDHQPIGNFDGVFEQAYEDSYRLFLDLFEQFPHLRIALHTSGPLVEWLDNHHPEYLDRLAGHVATGRIEIIGGAFYEPILAMIPSRDRIGQIRSFTSWLKDRLGADVRGMWIPERVWEQSMASDLVAAGIEYTILDDSHFKNAGLDSEELTGYFLTEDEGHVLRVFPGSERLRYVIPFADVHESIDYLRGLAERHPGAVAVFADDGEKFGVWPETKLNVFDRGWLRQFFELLAANQDWIRITTPSEVIDHVPPVGKVYLPEGSYREMTEWVLPPQQLAAYEDARKELEPDPRWPKIARFVRGGFWRNFKVRYPETNEMYCRMMAVSRRLQDMADAGIDEDALRSARTELHRGQCNCPYWHGAFGGVYLPHLRNAIYNHLIAADNLLDQAAGRLQSDSTSSGATTTNRIAGSNGAAGHRNAAAGWVEAAGDDYDFDGRPEVQLAGDKLIAWIAPSRGGQIYELDIRSICHNLLATLSRRPEAYHRLVKAGPAGAGGSVIDANSPVKFKQAGLENHLQYDSYLRKSLLDHWYDDNISLDAVARGEAQERGDFLGLPFEAKLRRNPGRIQVLLTRSGNAWGIPIKITKGVTLQAGSNTLEFAYLLEGLPRDRAIHFSIEFNFAGMPSGADDRYFHAGGALANHHLGQLGARLDMTESAGLGLTDQWLGLDADLAFSRPTSIWTYPIETVSQSEGGFELVHQSVVVQPHWHVQGDADGRWSVTFQLALDTSLAENRRIEAPAVAVHG
- the galT gene encoding galactose-1-phosphate uridylyltransferase translates to MPDLRKDPIVGRWVIVAKGRAKRPHDFVSQPQVNPGRFCPFCEGSEHATPGEILAYRNSGSASNGRGWRVRVVPNKFPALEIEGDLQKRGDGIYDMMRGVGAHEVIIESPNHVLSTSDLSDKQLREVFWVYRDRLADLKKDRRLVYGLIFKNVGPAAGASLEHTHSQLIVTPIVPITVREEMAGSETFFHYRGRCVFCDMIHQELAAEERIVLDSPGFVAIAPFASRFPFETWILPKQHSSHYENIQKSGVDDLARVVRQVIARIEAAVDRPAYNYVLHTAPFDSHELGHYHWHIEIIPRLTNTAGFEWGTGFYINPVPPEEAAAFLRDIEDRTPQTPTIPITGSGQSA
- a CDS encoding sterol desaturase family protein, which produces MITPSFLTGFWFFVGGLVFGSFIEYWGHRILHQWRAIGGVHRNHHATGVGQGVLLEYWDYIKPLFPLMFPMFLVSLPAGIGWFLGTNAFAFFSAYSHQLQHENPLKCFWMRMPNHYVHHKLNMWHYNFGMALDIWDRVFRTYKPVEAAKWREGLDPEQKKRSLLDVRWW
- a CDS encoding carbon-nitrogen hydrolase — its product is MPSNPRLSNERVTIALVQMRCGEVKQANVDKALSRIAEAAAAGANVVCLQELFAGRYPCQTEDHRRFAEAEPLPGPTSEALAAAAETHGVVIVGSLFERRAAGLYHNTAVVLDADGSLAGTYRKMHIPDDPNYYEKFYFTPGDLGFRSVPTRFGPIGPLVCWDQWYPEAARLVALAGAQILFYPTAIGWLHAEKAEFGASQHAAWETMMRSHAIANGVFVAATNRTDVEDGIEFWGASFVCDPNGNILARAAHDAEETLLVECDLSQIDVVRTHWPFLRDRRIDAYGGLGKRFLD
- the bioD gene encoding dethiobiotin synthase; translation: MRESVGGLFITGTDTGVGKTYVGSLVARALAAEGRRVGVYKPVASGCPRDGDRLRADDAVQLWEAAGRPGELERVCPQRFAAPLAPHLAARAEGARVDRQQLRGGLEYWLERSDIVIVEGVGGLMSPLSDEDYVADLAYELRYPLIVVARNILGVINQTLQTLITAATFRRGLPIAGIVLNRPWPPGKRVEGGSAGMAEPDPSIESNADEIARRCVPPLLAEVDYGAERFDRPVDWFGLSRS